The genomic segment GTgtgggcatgggggggggggacacgcagGGGTGGCGGGCTCTGAAGCACCCCCGGGAGCACagcctgcacccccccccccagtgctgcagagcccagagctgcccccaggtaggggcaggggggggaccCTGCACCCCGCTTTGGGGCTGCCCCCACGCCAGAGACACCCCACATGCGGCAGCTCCTGCAAACAGTTTATTGACTGCTGTGGGCAGacggggtctggggggggctaCGGGGGCACAGCCTGCTACTGCTGCCTTGCTGCCCTTCGCTGCctgcccccccgtcccccccatatccccccaccCCTCGGGTGCACCCCAACAGCAGCCAGCTGGGGCTAAGCTACAgcaccccctgctccagcccccccgtcacccccttctgctgcctccccgGGGCACGCTCGAggttcaccccccccccaaaatcccccaggTATTGCTGGGCCATAGGGCCcgtcccccccaaccccacggaggcagggggtgctggggaagggggtggcagggggtggcCGTGCAGGGACAAAGCGGAGTCCTGGCTCGGAGAGCCTCCGTGGGCGAGCGGGCGTGCGCGGTCCCCCGGGCGCAGCAGCCTCAGAACACACCTGGGGAGACaagcggagggggggggggacacaacacGACCGGTGAAACCCAGTGCTGGGAGCGCGTGGGAcgtggggaaggaaggaggaaggtctgaggaggaggaggaggaggagagccaAGGCACAGTGCAGCCGAGCTGGCACCCACCTCCCCGTGGGagcgcggccggggggggggggtcacagctttggggtgcccccccccggccaagGCAGGGGGTTGCCAGTGCCCTGTGGGGTGCGTGAGGGGTGGGAGAAGGGGGGTACGTGGTGgtggggaggcagcgggggggcaggcagggtcagcagcaggagggacggaggaggaggtgaaggcagGAGCGGCGGCGTCCAGCCAGACACGAGGCACCAAGCAGAGTCCACGCACGCACACGCCCTTCCTTGCGAGGAGGGAGACCCCCgaagccccctccccaggcccacCCAGGCCaggcggggggggcggcagcaggGGGGCACTGTCACAGCCCCTGCCCGGCAGTCCCCGGGAGCCGGGGCACGGAGCTGCCCGTCCCACCGAGACCCCACCGAGGGCCCCTCACCCAGCAGCCAGCCTAACCCTGgcggcccccccagctccaggccccccccagccgcctGCCCACCCGGGGAGGAGCAAGGAGGCAGGGCACAGACCCCGTCCCTTGCcggggggaaggcaggagccgagccgcgggcagccccgccGTAACGGGGCCGCGCTGAACCCCGGCACCCCTTCTCCCCTCCGTGCCCTACAGAGGGCCCTGCTCGTGgcgggggggcacagcccccggccccgcgctcaCAGCAGGTGGCAGTGCCACTGCTTCGCTTTGGGGGCAGGCTCGTGCCCCGGTGCCAaggggctgccagccctggggggctcccGCTCGGGCCCCCCCCGGTTCCTGCGGGCCGTGCCGGTGgcaggggggccggggctgccccccggggctgggggggcactggggccGTGCCCACCTGCTCGGTGGTGCCCCGCGGCCTCCATCTCGGACAGGCTGTAGGCCATGGCCAGCTGCAAgtcctcgtcctcgtcctcgCTGTCCGTGTAGAGGCAGACGGGCGAGGAGCTCTGGGGCCGgtgcggggcgggcggcgggggcgagggggggcGCGGGCTGGGGAAGGCTTGCTGCTCCCGCCggctcagctccagccccagcgccATGTCGTCTGGGACACCTGTGGGACGGGAGGGGGATTACTGGCACCGGGTCCCAACCTCCCCAAATCCCGGTCCCCCCCCTGCTCCATGCACCCCAGCGCAGAGCCGGGTTGGGTCCCCCCCCTGctcaaaaatcccaaacctgCCCAAATCCAAGCCCTGACGCAGCACCCCACGGCCCCGCTAAGGGAGGAGGGGGTCCCCAAAAAGGGGCGCGGGCAGGTGGCACGGCCAGCCCCGAAGCAGCCTCTCACCGTCAATGTGGATCGACTTCAGCTCCCcgtcctcctccacctccacgcGCTCCCGCCCGTTCTCGATGATCCTGCAGgcagacagacggacggacggacggacggacagacagacagacagacagtcAGCCGGCGGCCCAAGCACCCCGGCAGCAAGCAGCAGGGTGcgagcagctcccagcacggCCGGGGCCCTCACCGCTTGGTGGTGATGCGCCGGCCGTTGACgaaggtggtggaggtggagacGGAGCGGAAACCCAGCCCCGCGTCGGCACCGGAGCTGAAGGACGAGGCGAAGAAATCTGCAGGAGGGAGCCACAGCATCAGTGCCCGCGGGGCTCGGGGCACACGGGGGCAAACCGGGCGCTGCCCAggtgtgagcagcagcaggggctgacGATACCCCTACCTGAGGAGCCAGGGAACGGGGAGAAGAAGTGGCCCCCTCCGTGGTGCCGGTGGCCAGCTCCTCGCAGCTCGGAGAAGGGCAGCATCTCGTCTGCAAGGCAGGGAGCCCcccttcagcagcagcccccagaccccgcGGCATCCAACCGTCCCCGAGCTCCACGGCTGCCCCAGgaccccagccccggcccctgtccccctc from the Anser cygnoides isolate HZ-2024a breed goose chromosome 6, Taihu_goose_T2T_genome, whole genome shotgun sequence genome contains:
- the DNAJB2 gene encoding dnaJ homolog subfamily B member 2 isoform X3, which encodes MVDYYEALGVSRNATADDIKKAYRKAALKWHPDKNPDNKEYAEQKFKEIAEAYEVLSDKQKRDIYDRYGKEGLMGAAGPGGSRADAGAPEFTFTFRSAHDVFREFFGGRDPFADFFDEMLPFSELRGAGHRHHGGGHFFSPFPGSSDFFASSFSSGADAGLGFRSVSTSTTFVNGRRITTKRIIENGRERVEVEEDGELKSIHIDGVPDDMALGLELSRREQQAFPSPRPPSPPPPAPHRPQSSSPVCLYTDSEDEDEDLQLAMAYSLSEMEAAGHHRAGVF
- the DNAJB2 gene encoding dnaJ homolog subfamily B member 2 isoform X1 is translated as MVDYYEALGVSRNATADDIKKAYRKAALKWHPDKNPDNKEYAEQKFKEIAEAYEVLSDKQKRDIYDRYGKEGLMGAGPGGSRADAGAPEFTFTFRSAHDVFREFFGGRDPFADFFDEMLPFSELRGAGHRHHGGGHFFSPFPGSSDFFASSFSSGADAGLGFRSVSTSTTFVNGRRITTKRIIENGRERVEVEEDGELKSIHIDGVPDDMALGLELSRREQQAFPSPRPPSPPPPAPHRPQSSSPVCLYTDSEDEDEDLQLAMAYSLSEMEAAGHHRAGGHGPSAPPAPGGSPGPPATGTARRNRGGPEREPPRAGSPLAPGHEPAPKAKQWHCHLL
- the DNAJB2 gene encoding dnaJ homolog subfamily B member 2 isoform X2 — its product is MVDYYEALGVSRNATADDIKKAYRKAALKWHPDKNPDNKEYAEQKFKEIAEAYEVLSDKQKRDIYDRYGKEGLMGAAGPGGSRADAGAPEFTFTFRSAHDVFREFFGGRDPFADFFDEMLPFSELRGAGHRHHGGGHFFSPFPGSSDFFASSFSSGADAGLGFRSVSTSTTFVNGRRITTKRIIENGRERVEVEEDGELKSIHIDGVPDDMALGLELSRREQQAFPSPRPPSPPPPAPHRPQSSSPVCLYTDSEDEDEDLQLAMAYSLSEMEAAGHHRAGGHGPSAPPAPGGSPGPPATGTARRNRGGPEREPPRAGSPLAPGHEPAPKAKQWHCHLL